The following are from one region of the Cystobacter ferrugineus genome:
- a CDS encoding protein kinase domain-containing protein: protein MVTGDSQGPGDTGTDPLIGRTLNGRFSILEPLGVGGMGRVYRAKQTPLDRVVALKVLNPHFPTSKDPGFQKRFLREASLSSKLRHPNTVTVIDYGQTDDGIYYIAMEYIEGRTLGQVVAESGPIPWARALNITQQICRSLREAHNQGIVHRDLKPANIMLLNEADQDLVKVLDFGLVKSIAVSENAPNPEITQSGTFLGSPAYMAPEQARNEADVRSDVYSLGVVLYQMLVGRPPFVSKDHIELIFAHHKELPPAFSSVRPDISVPMGIEAVVRRCMEKDPARRYQTMDELLEALRTASMEAGGHSGIFKHPSGQGTTGPHKTPLFAGIVADTPSSGDTLAVDISVEVPPDIQKARRRTLLIGGLVGGGIAVLLSGGLLLSSSLFGSASAPRTEPAVAAAPQAAPPAEPAADAVVRFRLMSQPTGAHVFYKGEERGTTPLLLEIPKDKGQDTLTAEFTFTLDGYHPETVITGGSGEVVFSQKMQRMRTASRGSSSNRVERAVGSSGASPTAAVGSMSAPVLLEAEPPPPSETKSTSAVAVPVVAMAPAVESRKADGPVPFQEGMPRPVEIQGKEIVFSREARAARVSGVMIVKCIITIKGSVENCRVIKGLPHMNEAVVQSLQGRLYKPMVLDGRPTAVDYPFVIRLVPPRER from the coding sequence ATGGTGACCGGCGACTCACAGGGTCCAGGTGATACGGGGACGGATCCCCTCATCGGGCGAACGCTCAACGGCCGCTTCAGCATCCTCGAGCCGCTGGGTGTGGGAGGCATGGGCCGGGTCTATCGCGCCAAGCAGACGCCCCTGGACCGGGTGGTGGCGCTCAAGGTGCTCAATCCCCACTTCCCCACGAGCAAGGATCCCGGCTTCCAGAAGCGCTTCCTGCGCGAGGCCTCGCTGTCCTCCAAGCTGCGCCACCCCAACACGGTGACGGTGATTGATTACGGACAGACGGACGACGGCATCTACTACATCGCCATGGAGTACATCGAGGGCCGCACCCTCGGTCAGGTCGTGGCGGAGTCGGGTCCCATTCCCTGGGCACGCGCGCTGAACATCACCCAACAGATCTGCCGTTCACTGCGCGAGGCGCACAACCAGGGCATCGTCCACCGCGACCTCAAGCCGGCCAACATCATGCTGCTCAACGAGGCCGATCAGGACCTCGTCAAGGTGTTGGACTTCGGACTGGTGAAGTCCATCGCCGTCTCGGAGAACGCGCCCAATCCGGAGATCACCCAGAGCGGCACCTTCCTGGGCTCCCCGGCGTACATGGCGCCCGAGCAGGCGCGCAACGAAGCCGACGTGCGCAGCGACGTGTACTCGCTCGGCGTGGTGCTCTACCAGATGCTGGTGGGCCGGCCGCCGTTCGTCTCCAAGGATCACATCGAGCTCATCTTCGCCCATCACAAGGAGCTGCCCCCCGCGTTCAGCTCCGTGCGGCCGGACATCTCCGTGCCCATGGGCATCGAGGCGGTGGTGCGCCGCTGCATGGAGAAGGATCCGGCGCGCCGCTACCAGACGATGGACGAGCTGCTGGAGGCCCTGCGCACCGCCAGCATGGAGGCGGGCGGCCACAGCGGCATCTTCAAGCACCCGAGCGGGCAGGGCACCACCGGGCCGCACAAGACGCCGCTCTTCGCGGGCATCGTCGCGGACACGCCCTCGAGCGGAGACACGCTCGCGGTGGACATCAGCGTGGAAGTGCCGCCCGACATCCAGAAGGCGCGCCGGCGCACGCTGCTCATCGGAGGGCTCGTGGGCGGAGGCATCGCGGTGCTCCTGTCGGGAGGGCTGCTGCTGTCCTCGAGCCTCTTCGGGTCGGCGTCCGCGCCCCGGACCGAGCCGGCGGTCGCCGCGGCGCCCCAGGCTGCCCCCCCCGCCGAGCCCGCGGCGGACGCGGTGGTGCGCTTCCGGCTGATGAGCCAGCCCACGGGGGCACACGTCTTCTACAAGGGAGAGGAGCGCGGCACGACGCCGCTGCTGCTGGAGATTCCCAAGGACAAGGGCCAGGACACCCTCACCGCCGAGTTCACCTTCACCCTGGACGGCTACCACCCGGAGACGGTCATCACCGGAGGCTCGGGCGAGGTGGTGTTCTCCCAGAAGATGCAGCGGATGCGCACGGCCAGCCGGGGGAGTTCGTCCAACCGGGTGGAGCGGGCCGTGGGCTCGAGCGGCGCCTCGCCGACGGCGGCCGTGGGCTCGATGTCCGCGCCGGTGCTGCTGGAGGCCGAGCCTCCCCCGCCCTCGGAGACCAAGAGCACGTCGGCGGTGGCCGTGCCCGTGGTGGCGATGGCCCCGGCGGTGGAGTCGCGCAAGGCCGACGGTCCCGTGCCCTTCCAGGAGGGCATGCCCCGTCCGGTGGAGATCCAGGGCAAGGAGATCGTGTTCTCGCGCGAGGCACGTGCGGCGCGCGTGTCGGGCGTGATGATCGTCAAGTGCATCATCACGATCAAAGGCAGCGTGGAGAACTGCCGCGTCATCAAGGGTCTGCCGCACATGAACGAGGCGGTGGTGCAGTCGCTGCAGGGACGCCTCTACAAGCCCATGGTGCTCGACGGCCGTCCGACGGCGGTGGACTACCCCTTCGTCATCCGGCTGGTGCCTCCCCGCGAGCGCTGA
- a CDS encoding chemotaxis protein CheW yields MVDFPPMTADAQARRASVQKRLLVLEEEIVRLRRELGTLGVDQRLPGLYLTVEVAGSTALLPVEAVLEVVRLVAIEPLPAALPHVRGTMLYRGTPAVVVDLAAMLGVRREPELDAHLVICGGARMVAVLVDRVRDLVESPVLVEGSLEEGVPTAWDRTGLMAGLCRTPEGIRPLLRASAILNVPEGA; encoded by the coding sequence ATGGTCGACTTTCCTCCAATGACGGCTGATGCCCAGGCGAGACGTGCGTCGGTCCAGAAGCGCTTGCTGGTGCTGGAGGAGGAGATCGTCCGGCTGCGGCGGGAGCTGGGCACGCTGGGCGTGGATCAGCGCCTGCCGGGACTCTACCTCACCGTGGAGGTGGCGGGCTCCACCGCCCTCTTGCCCGTGGAGGCGGTCCTGGAGGTGGTGCGGCTGGTGGCCATCGAGCCCCTGCCGGCGGCCCTGCCCCATGTGCGCGGCACCATGCTCTACCGGGGGACTCCCGCGGTGGTGGTGGACCTGGCGGCGATGCTGGGCGTGCGGCGGGAGCCGGAGCTGGACGCGCATCTGGTCATCTGTGGCGGCGCGCGCATGGTGGCCGTGCTGGTGGACCGGGTGCGCGACCTCGTCGAGTCGCCCGTGCTGGTGGAGGGGTCCCTCGAGGAGGGGGTCCCCACCGCGTGGGACAGGACGGGGCTGATGGCGGGCCTGTGCCGCACGCCCGAGGGCATCCGTCCGCTGCTGCGCGCCTCGGCCATCCTGAACGTTCCGGAGGGCGCGTGA